tgacatagGAGGGTATAAAGGctaaacgtaaaaaaaaaaatcttaactTTTATCTGGCTCTTTTATGGCTCTGCCCGGTGAAAAGGTTCCCGACCTTTGTTCTAAACTGTAAATCTaacaacttttttcttttctttcataatGTCAGTTTCTAACTGAAACCTTTCCACATGAAAGCGCTGCTATGGCAATATGTAGCCAAAAGATGGCGTTGTGTGCTAAAAGAAGTAAGTAGTTAATGCAAAGCTTGTGATACATTTGCATTAAAATCACAGCTGTCTAATGGTTTGTTAAATCTGTCAGCAGATTATAGGAATACATTTTCCAGTTCATTTAAACAGcggcattattattttttgtacatAATTCAGACTACTTCTCAGGACTTGGATTTGTTCCTTCGTCTGAATTTAACAAACTGTCCGTTAATCCTCAGAGAAAGTTGTCGAGTAATGGAGGGCggggtttttcttctttttgatgGACGTGTTGAATTTAACGAAGGTACCAATAAGAAGTCCTACAGGTTGAGAAAGGGCTAGCATTTCTTTACTAATTACTCCTTTGTCTATTTGAGATATAAATCTTGCGGATAATatattgtgagtgtgtattgCACTTCAGTATGGTTCATTTTCAAATGGTCCTTGGGAATTATATAGAAAAACGGTTTCTCCCATTTTGACTACTGCGTTGCCAGGTAACCCTATGTTCAAGCTAACGACGTGTAGAAGTTAACCCAAGGTAGACAGCAGGTTGGGTGATTACATTAAATGAAGTGTTTGGTACGATTGGTTAGAGAAGAAACTTAACCGCAGGTAAGTCCACAATTACTGACGACGAAAGGCATTATTATCAACAAATCAGTTACACCAATTTAACGTTTAACCATAACCATACGTTATCCAGACTGCAAACTAGCTATATAGCTTAGCTTAATGGCTACTATTGACCGAATATCAACGCTAGACGTTTTCCATGAGAGTTCGGTCACTGATCATTAATATAGACTGATGCTGTGTAAATGAGtacaaatgttgttgttgttgttttttaatttggaaatgcaCCTGGCTAACAAAATAGGGggaaaatacagtaaataaaatcattctgGTCGAGTACAAGTGAAACAgctgggctcagaaacaccatAATTGGTCAGAAattctttttattaaacaaataatgaatatatatgaaacaTACACAATAagtatatagaaatacatgAGAATGTAATTAGTTATATAGAAATAGATGAGGAGTTAACTTTAGTACTAGTAGTGCATACACAAATGTACATTATGGGCAAAAAGTGTTTGATTATGGGATGCATTATTATGCCACTGTGTCAGTCATCGAGTACCTAGCTAATTGTGTTCTCTGTTGGTCAAATAATCTCTTAGTCCAGCtaatttccttttatttttgtgtatttaacTAGCATGTTCACTATGAGGCATCACAACAGAAGAGCATTGTCTGATAAACAAATTGCCTTGAATATGTTCAACAGCCATAAGAAGGCCAAGGTGAAATCCTGCAATACAGGTATTTCTGCTCCTTGCCACAGTTCAGTTTGTAGTAACAATAAAACTGAGGAGCGTTTCAGCGAGCCTCAAAAGACGAAGCGTCTTAAAACCATAAAACAAAGAAATCAAATTCGAGGGCAGAGCAGTAACCGATCTAACCAGAGCCATCAACACTGTGAAAGGAGAAGCAAAGACAAAGGGCCATGTAGCGAGTGTCAGGATTGCCAATGCAGTCACTCACTAAACTTTtccagaaaagaaaagccaGTTGCTAAGCCATTTCCTTCACAGAAGCCAAGCATTATCACTGAAGGTCGTCTTACATCTATCAGAGGCCTCTTCAGCCATGAGGTGAGGTCTGTGGACATTGAAAGACTGGTAAAGGAAAAGAAACATCAAAAGCACATAGAAATGCAGGCCACGGCAAGTCCTTCCCCTTCCTGTTTAATTCCCCATTCAACACCTCCTGCTGTGATTTCCGATAGAAGCGAGGAAGGCATTTCTGCTTGTGCAAATAAAGACCAGAAATCTTTTGAGAAAACAGATAATTTACAGACTAATTTAGAAGACACAGTCCCTGTGACTATATGCAGTGGAGATGGAAAGCACAGTTCTGCACAGACTCATAAAGCTACAGATAATACTACCAGATCTGGAAGCCCATCAGATCAGGCAGGGATACAAGAAGCTGTGATTTTGTCTTCGTCAGAAAGTGAACCTGTTCATAAGTCCTTTCCAACATCTGTCAAAGTCACCTCGAGTGACCATAATGTCattccaaaaaagaaaaatacacaaaaccAAAGGCAAACAAATAAGGCCACTGCTGCCATGGATGTGCGACGTGATTTTGTAAATAATGAAAGACTTGACACCCCTGTGGGATCAGAAGTCTTAAATTCGGATGAACCACAATTTGGCCCCAGTCCTGCAATTTTCATGTTTTCTTCACCCACACTggacaaagaaagaaatgcattgGGTGATGAATGTCAGCACAGGAAACCTGGATTTTCATCCAAAGAGGAAGAAGTGAGAAGGCTGGCAGCTCGTCTTTGTCACAATCTAGGTTCATTTCCACTACAGCGCTGCTGCCCTCTGTTGACAGAGTGCAGGAATGTGCTACTACACCACCTGCAGGAAAGGCATGGCTCTCAGCTCCAACACAGCCTGCACAGGCTACACTCACACCTCAGTGGTCCACATTCCCCACAAACTGGAGAGCAAGTCTGGTCCAGCACTGTGGACAAATGTTTAGACAACACGCAAAAATATTTCACCTATACAAGGAAGCATGAAGATGATCAACAGAGTGAGACAATGAAATTACATTCAGGTATGTCACCTTAGCAATAAGTGGTCATATTCCATGTACTGCAGAATTGTGAattgtttacaaaaataataataataaaatttaaaaaagtgtcatttatcaaaaaaaaatatccacaaAAAAATGCAAGGTGTTAATGTGGATTTAGAGGTATGTTGGTGTGGATTTTGATATTTGCTGTCTTCTGATTCTGAACAGTTGTTATTTATTGTCTATGCTAGATAATGGCTTACAGAAACATTGTCAACGAGAGGACTTTTGTGAGAATGTGGAAAGAGGAACAGCCTCTAAGAGGCAGAGGAAGCAAACTTGGGGGATACACTCACCTCAGGATTTTGTCACAAAACTCCAGCGACCATGCCAAGATACGGTATGCCCTCTATGTTACAGACTTGCACAATGTGTACAGAGACAACATCTGCTGTTTTACCACCAACACACAGAAACGAAAGCAGGTGCTACtggctaaaaataaaatgtacacaattatTCAAATTTTGCATTACTTAGcatttaaatatcatttaaggTAAGTGTGTGCTGAAATTTGCCAGTAAACCTGTAGTTATATTTGTTTGCTACATTATATCCTTAACACAAGAAGCAAACTTTGGACAGCAAACATGTTTTGGCTAATTTACTTTTGGGGTAGgggaaaaataattttttggcCAAACTATTCCTTCAGTAGTTAGTAAATCCTGCTGAAAGATGATTTTTGAGTGAAAGCCAGTGGTGACTAGTCATGATATTAAATGGGAGGGTTAAAATCTAATGTCTAATCTAATCAGTAAGCTTGACAATGACGCATGTAGGGTGGAGAAATGCATCATAACATATAAGCTCTCGATAGCATAATAAGAATTATGTGGGGCACACTGTtagacacatacatacatacatacatacatttaaaggCAGCTGCATTCATGATTTCTAAGTGTTTCATGTCTGTAATTACATACCTATGAATACCAAACATGTTAAACTGAAAAGCTGTAGCCCTTTCATTCAAACCATAAAACTCTAAAATTACAGTTCTGTTgtctgtccttttgtgtaaGTTATACTTTGATTGGACAGTCACTGCTTAGTATGTCTACTTGAAGTTTAATCTCTAAAAAGCCTTTTTTGCTGGGAAAAAGGAACGATTGAGTAAATAACGTAGCTCATGCGCCTTCTCAGTCGCTGCTTAAGGATGTGTCCTCAAAATTGACCGAAGAATATCAA
This genomic window from Ictalurus punctatus breed USDA103 chromosome 1, Coco_2.0, whole genome shotgun sequence contains:
- the LOC108266442 gene encoding uncharacterized protein LOC108266442, translated to MFTMRHHNRRALSDKQIALNMFNSHKKAKVKSCNTGISAPCHSSVCSNNKTEERFSEPQKTKRLKTIKQRNQIRGQSSNRSNQSHQHCERRSKDKGPCSECQDCQCSHSLNFSRKEKPVAKPFPSQKPSIITEGRLTSIRGLFSHEVRSVDIERLVKEKKHQKHIEMQATASPSPSCLIPHSTPPAVISDRSEEGISACANKDQKSFEKTDNLQTNLEDTVPVTICSGDGKHSSAQTHKATDNTTRSGSPSDQAGIQEAVILSSSESEPVHKSFPTSVKVTSSDHNVIPKKKNTQNQRQTNKATAAMDVRRDFVNNERLDTPVGSEVLNSDEPQFGPSPAIFMFSSPTLDKERNALGDECQHRKPGFSSKEEEVRRLAARLCHNLGSFPLQRCCPLLTECRNVLLHHLQERHGSQLQHSLHRLHSHLSGPHSPQTGEQVWSSTVDKCLDNTQKYFTYTRKHEDDQQSETMKLHSDNGLQKHCQREDFCENVERGTASKRQRKQTWGIHSPQDFVTKLQRPCQDTLSQWSLTAQTQESPRAKQHSNSQTFSQTFSLHQAFTGPQTPTPMSYRCTNRTLDPFFLEPQKQVKLDSGENRRRHSTSLPLLEQWRIDPDLNFLFQDENSQKTHTSLGPLTELRTCSPQHNIESVSERQLFGASSTVSAFFPPEGFCYEPYYRFPHPSNSFNRSEKSGMTVYTQTDVEKWGLDPPLHLTTPYF